One Sporosarcina sp. FSL W8-0480 genomic window, CTTCAGCTTCCCGTGCAAGTGACCGATATTGTCTGGCGACTGACGGCATACGAAGTTGTTTTGTCATATGGTCTAAAAGTAATTCAGTTGTCATTATGAGCGACCTCCCAGTAATTGTTCGTATTTCTCCACATTGGTCTTTTGGACTTTATACTCCAATAGATTTGTGGGTGTCTTTTTCTGGGGTAGTTGGTCAAACTCGACAACACCATTGGTGTTCCTTTGGATGATTTCGTGGACTACCTCATATCTGTATACCTGCGTCTGTTCCGCTTCCTGTAAGGCTTTCGTCAACCCTTCCATTCCGATTTCCCGATGGAGCAGAAGTAGTCTGATAAACTTTCGATCTCCTTCTGCTCCCTCCTGTTCCCTCATCTTACGATGAAAATTTCGGAACACCTCGGGGATTGCATCTGATTGGAATGCATGGGCATCCCTAATGGCACGTGGCTTTTTCAATAAGATATCTAAGTAGTGATCCAAAATGGTGATCCTATCATAACGATCATTAGAACGAATATGTTCAGCGATCACTTGATTTTGAGCCACGACTATCACACGATCGACAAAAATTTTTGCCCATACGGCCTGTCCTACAAAATGAGTTGGTACAGAATATTGATTTGTGTCCACTGTAATTAGCGATGTCTTATCGACCTGGCAGGATAGAAGCCTGCATGCTTCAAAACGGTCTACCGGTAGGGGGTGCAATTTGGACTTTTCCTTTTCCCACACTTCTTTGACCGTTTCTTTTGAATGCGGCACCATTCGTTTTTCCGCGTCGCGCAGACACCATTTCAAAAGGTATTCATTCAATTCCTCCATGGATTGGACTTGTGGATAGGGAACAAGGGCATTCCTTCTGACATATCCAACCGTCCCTTCCACACGCCCTTTTTCATTACCCTTCCGAACATTGGCGAACTCGGCTTTGAAAAGATAATGAGCCTGTAGGGCCAAGAAAGCTTCCTGTTCCAATCGTTCCCTGCCCTTAAGTATCTTCACGACAGCTGTTTTCAGATTATCGAATAATCCTTCCGTTGGGACGCCTCCAAAAAATTCAAATGCATGAACAAAACCATCCAAAAAAGCCTCTTGTTTACCGTGTAGATACGCCCTGACAAATCGCAGACGACTTGCCGAAAGCTGTATGCAGAAGAGGTATATGCGTTGCGTTCGACCCTGTAGTATAATGTCCGCCTCTCCCCAGTCGAATTGGAATTGGTGGCCGATTTGAAACTCAAGTGGAATAAAGGCTTCTTGGAGTTTTTTCTTGCGCTTTGCGACAATCTTTCTAATATTGGATTCTGATCCCTTAAAGTCATATTCCTCTTCTAATCTACGGAAGATATTCGCGGCAGTATGTTTCTGTTTTGACCAGGTCTTAAGATCATCTTCAAGCCATTGATCAATGATAGGAAGAATTCGCTTGGTTTCATCCGAGTATTCTTTCTTTCCGTGAACCGTCTGTCGTTGAATCGTTGTCGGAGGCTTCGCCCCTTCTTTTAGGTACTTACTGACCGTGTTTCTTGATATTTCCAGCTTCTTTGCGATTTGTCTTTCGGATAGTCCTTCAACCTCTTTTAAAAATTTGATACGATGATATTGAGCCATGTCGATCATCCTTTTTTCCTCCCTATGTAGAAAGCTTGAGCACTCTCTATCATAAGGAAGGTTAGTAGAATTGGAAATCGGGTGGCTCATTTTATATGTGATCGAAACGTAGATTAGTGGCTCAATACTAGATTATCAAATACAATGGTGCTGAAATTACAAAAGAAGCATTTACAGAGCTACCAGTTGGACCACAGTTAGGGCAAATTTCAATGTCGAGTGAATAGCTCACATTAATAGGACCAATTGCGATGGCGCCGTTAGCAATTTCAGCTGTTGCTCTACAATCACAGCTTAATCCCATAATTCTCACCTCCTTCCTTCAATATATTTTATGAAAGGGAAATGAGGTGGCTTGTACATTTCTGTTAGACAATCGTACATTTTATGTATTAAGGTACCTGTGCGTCAAACTATTCAATAAATTCACTACAATTGTATATATATTCAGTTTAAAGCCTGTAAGAACGTGTGTTGAATGTATATTTATGCAAATTGGTTGAATTATCATGAATGTTTCTTGCACAGGTACCTAACTTTTTGCGTTTGAATCCGTCAAAGGCTTAATATTAATCTGATAATCAATCTTAATGTCCATCTTCTCGAAAAGTTCAATCCATTTTTTTTCATCCATTGGTTTTGAGAATGGTTTTAATGTATGAATGCCTAACTGTAATGGATCCACATTCAATTCTTGCATCTTTTTTACTAGTTCATGTGTTTGTTTTTCAAAATAGGATTGGATATCTTTTTTCAAATCTTCTAAATCCTTTGGGTCAAATAATCGCTTTTCTCCCCGGTATTCTTCAATTCTTGAGTCTATCTTCACTGTATAGGTTATTGTAGACAAGCTTTTATTGATATCCACTTTCGTTTTAGCCCTAACATGACCTAGAACAACTTTTAATTCTGGGATCGGTAAAACTGCTAAGTAGTGATTGTTGTGTAACAGCTGGAAGATACGATCATCAAAAGTTGTTATTATTTCAACTAATATATCCTTTTGAAACAGGGCTGTACCTTCATAGCTGATAGCGTCATTTTCTATTTTGAATACAGGTAAGAAAGGATCTGAATAAGGAGTATATAACAAATTTTTAAATTCATGTAGATTAACGACGCTAAATTCTCCCTGATTTTCTTCCTCATAGTGCTTCAGCATTCGGTAAAAAGAGTAATCAAGGTTGTCTTGTTCGTCCAATTTATTTTCCAAATATTCTTCAAAATTTCCTTTTACGATAACTAAATAGATTCTCAAAGAAATATCCGGATCAGTCAATAACACATTAATAATGGACATAATCCCCTCGTTTTTAGCGAGGTCTTCATTAATTATCAGCATTCGCATTTGCCCAGTTTTTGTTTCCTGGTAGAAGTTTGTATTAAAATTCCTTAATCCCTCCATTATTAAGCTTACTTCTTCCGTCATTACACTCTTTTTTTCTTTGCTTAGAGAAGGCAAAATCGTACTGATTTTTATTTTACCTTCATCCCCTTTACTCAGTGATAAAAATGTGACTGGAGTAAGCTCTTCAATAATATTATTTTCAGTAAAAGGGGCACATCCAGTTAACCATAATGCCATAAGTATGATTGACATTTTTTTAGCCATCTTTTTGCGCAGTCTCATGTTTATTAACCCCCTTTATCTTCATCACTACGATAATAGTAATTGGAACCACTAAGTAACTTAAGCTTCCTGCTAAAATTTGAAGGTTAAGTAAAATAACCTGCTTTTCATCTGACTTCCAAATCCATTCATTCACAAGAACCATTCCGATTAAAATAATGAATACACTGAATAAAAAGCCTACTCGACTGGATGGTCTCTCCATTTTCCCAGTAGCTATTTTAGATGCTCCATAAAACAACAGTAGAAAAATTGAAACCCCAAAGACAATGTTAAATAATTCCAAAGAAAGCATGACCATATCAATACGTTCAATTACTGGATTTTGAAAATAACGGGTCATAGTGACAATTGGAAATTGACTTTTGCTTAAATAATTGGAACCGAAATAGAATAAGGACGCCGTATATAAGAATACATACTCTATAACGGTTAGAGCATTGCCATAAGACAAATAGCGAAATGTATTATTATTTGTTTTAAACCACGGTCCCAAAAATACCAGAAATTCAGGCCCTGAAAATGAAGAAAAAATTAATAATATTCCTTTCCAGGAATCCAAACTTAATTCCATTGGAATAATCGGATACAAATCACTGAGTTGAGCTATTGGAGGAAAGAAGAAAAAAGCAAAGAATAAGATCATCCAAAATGTAAACAAAAAAGAAATCACGACAAACCGTATAGTTTTTTCAACGCCCTTCCATGCTACATACAAACAAGACAACAGAATAAAAAAGATAAGCCAATTTGAATCTGTAGCTGGAAACATAAATACTTGAAGCATTTCCGAGAATCCTAACATAATCACGAGAATTTTAAGCAGGATAAAGAACAACCCGATGAATGAGAGGAGACGTACAAGTTTTTTTCCGAATAATTGGACAAACCCGTTGTATCCTTCGGTAGAAAACCGGGTTAAAAACCATTTGGATAAAAGAAGAATGTTTAGTTGAGACAATATGCCGACCGCTATAATCACCCAAATCATATATGGATGGATCAAAAACCTTGGCATAATCAAAAAAAAGTAAAGCATTTGGAGGTGATTTACCATCAACATGACATAGAACCCATTATAGGTTTCATTCTTATTAAATAATTGAAGGGCTTCCATCAGTTCATCTCCTAGTTTGATATCTCTTCATCTTCAACGGTTTAATATGTTCTGGACGCTCCTTCATTTTGGTTAAAGGCCCTCGAATGAATAGGTCAAGCCAATCTTTTCCGTAGAAAGGGGCAACAGGGGATAAATATGGCTGCTTGAGTGAAGACAAGCCATTAAGGTGGGCTAAAACGATAATCATTGCCAGAACAATCCCTACTATCCCAAGAAACGAAGAAAATACAAGAAGAATGAATTGAATCAATGAATTCGCCTTTGTCACAAGGTAATTAGGAATAAGAAAGGATCCGATAGTTGAAATCCCTACCATGACAATTAACACCTGACTTGCCATACCAGCCTCAACTGCTGCTTGACCAATTACGATGCCCCCAATAACCCCAAGCGTTTGACCAGTCTTTGTTGGCATCCTTAAACTTGCTTCTTTTATAATTTCAATAAAAATCAACATGATAAATGCTTCCCAAAAAGGAGTGAACGGAAGCTTGCTCCTTGAATCCACCAAGACGAAAAGTGTTTGTAGAGGAATCATTTGATAGTGATGAGTTGTTAATGCCACGTAGAATGGGGTCAATGTGATAGACAGAATAAAACTTACATATCGGATGATGCGCAAAAAACTGGCAACTACCCATCGATTAATATAATCCTCTGGTGATTGGAACAAATGAAAAATAGTAATTGGGGCAACGAGAGCAAAAGGTGTATTGTCTACCAGAATCGTAATTTTTCCTAATCCGAGAGAATTAGCAACATCATCAGGTCGGTCAGTTTGCTGAAACTGAGGAAAAATACTGTTTTTATGTTCCTCCATGAATGCCGCTATTTGAGAAGAATCAACGAAGAGATCATAATTAATTTCCGAAATTTTCTTTTTGGCGGTTGAAACAAATTCTGGATTGGTCAGCCCTTCTATGTACAATAAGACAACATTTGTCTCACCTAAAGAGCCAACGGTGAACTTCTCTGTTTTCAGATCATGTGTTGGAAGACGTCTACGAATGAGCGTAATATTTTGTTCTAACTGTTCACTAAAGCTGTCTTTTGCTCCTAAAAGGATAGTTTCAGTATCGGATGTTTCAATTGCACGTCCAAGTGGATTTTCTAAAGGGATAGCGAACCAAAGGCTTGACGAAGAGTCAAATAATAAGACAGATCCTTTGAACAGCTGCTCTTTTGCCTCATTAAAAGTGGAAATGGAGTTCATTGTTGAGTGAACAATGCATTCCTGAATGGATTGTTTGGAACAGTTAGATAAAGGTTTTAGAATGCTTTCATTTAATCTTTCTTGGTCAATCAGAGTTCTTACGTAAATAAGATTAACATTTTGATTTTCAGAGATGTTGATTTCCACAAACTCCGCATCATCCATTTGAACGAGGGCTTTTTTTAGAGTCTCTATTGATATTTCTGGTTCTGTGTTTGATTGAGAAACAGGCTTATTTTCATCTGATTGTTTTTTCCAAAACATGTACATTCCTCACTTCTATATGTAAAAGGGCATTTTTGGAAGAGCGGTAAAATTCCATGTTAATTCCATTATTAGCTTTTTAAGCTTAAAATATACGAAACTAAATCAATAAGATGCAGAGGCACACCCTTACCTTCTTAACAGGAGGGATAATATTAAGGTACCTGTGCGTCAAACTATTCAATAAATTCACTACAATTTTATATATATTCATTATGAAGCCTTTAAGTACGTGTGTTAAATGTATATTTATGCAAATTGGTTGAATTATCATGAATGTTTCTTGCACAGGTACTTAAACATAGTCCCGGCACCTAAAAGAAATTATTTTTCCAATCGAGTATCCTTTTCCCCTGTTCATCTCTATATAGTATATGAACGGACGTATCCGATCACGAATGGGAGGAATGGACATGAATAAGGGATGGTTGAAATTACATCGGGAACTGAGAGACAAGGCGATTTGGAAGACATCGACTCCTGAACAGCAAGTAATACTTGTGACATTGCTCATGATGGTGAACTATGAAGCAAGTGAATGGGAGTGGAAGGGGCAGAAATATGAGTTGCAGCCGGGACAAGTCTTGACATCCCTACCTAAACTTGCAGAAGAAAGCGGCAAATACATAACCGTACAGAACGTTCGAACAGCATTGAAGCGATTTGAAAAATACGGATTTCTAACAGATGAATCAACAAACAAAAACCGGCTCATAACCCTTACAAACTGGGACGTTTACCAGCAAAACGAGGAACTGCCAACAGATGGCCTAACAGACAGCCAACAGAGTACTAACAGGGAGCTAACACCTATTAAAGAAAGTAAGAAAGAAAGAAGAATAAGAATAAATGATTTCCTGCGGAAACCGAAAGTGACGGAATTCGTACTGGATTTGACAAAGGGGGAAGCGTGGTGATTGCAGAAAAAGCTGTCTTAGGTTCAATGCTGAAAGAAAATTATTTGATAACCGACTCTAATTTAGCCGTATCGCAATTTACAGATGCGGTCCATAAAATGATCTTCCAGTCGATGAAGGAGCTGTACTCGAAAGGGAAAGCTGTCGACTTCATCACGTTGCTGACGATGAATAACCCGCAGGACCTTGGTGGGGCGAACTATATACACAACTTGACGAACTATGCGCAAATCGATAAGTTCGACGACCATGTCGGAGCGATGCTTGACGTATGGCGGGAAAGAGAAAAGCAGAATGTCCTACATCTTGCAGCACAGGAGAACTGGCAAATCGACCGCATCATGACCAACCTTGAGGCGCTTATCGACAATCGGGCAAGCGACCACTCATCCATATCAGATCTGTTGGTCGATGTCTATGAAGCCCCGTTCATCGAGCAGGAAATCGCGGAAGGCTCAACGACGGGAATTAGACAGTTGGATGACATGACAAATGGATTCCAGGATGGGGAATTGACAATCATCGCCGCACGACCAAGCATGGGGAAGTCGGACATCATGCTCCATCTATCAAAGCATGCCGGCTGGAAAAATCGCCTGCCGATCATTTTCTCGCTTGAAATGTCCGCTTCAAGCCTGCGGGACCGTCTGCTTTCATCGACGGGCAGTTTCTCAAGAACACGCATGCGAAACCCGTATTTGTATTTGAATGAAACCCAGAAATCCACTTGGCCGAAAACAATCGGCATGTTGTCGAAAACGAATATCCAATTTTTCGACCGCAGCAAACAGACCGTCGCGGAAATGCGGATGAAAGTACGGAAGATGATCCATGAAAACCCTGACAGGAAACCGGTCATCTTCATCGACTACTTGACGCTCATTCACTCCGAGGACACAAGCAGCAACATGCATCTGCGAATCTGGCAAATTACGAAGGACTTAAAAGCAATGGCGCGTGAGTTCAATTGTCCTGTCATCACACTTGCGCAACTAAGCCGCGCCGTCGAGCAACGAATGGACAAGCGGCCGCTCATGTCCGACCTGAGGGAGTCCGGCTCAATCGAGGAAGACGCCGACATCATCATCTTCCTTTACCGCAACGCGTACTACAATCAAGACGACACCGACAGAACTATGGAACTGATCATCTCGAAAAACAGGAACGGTCCCGTAGGAACAGTCGTCGCTGCCTACAACAAAACTACAGGGGAGGTAGTTGGATTTGGAACAAACCGTGAAAGAACTGCTCTATGACGCGATTTACTATGATGAACCCCTACTTGCACACGCAGTCTATTACGCCGTACAAAAAGGAATCGTGCACCTTCATGAACCCGCAAGCCGAATTCCGAAAGAGTTGGATTACGAGGAAATCGTCAAAATGCGCGATGAAAACGTGCTGCAAATGTGCACGATCAAGCTCTTCACGATTCCAATGGGACAAAAAAGGCACGCGCTTTACTTAGCGGAAACCGAGGACGCCGTGAGGGCCAAGCATCATAAAATCTACGGTCAGCTTGCACAGCGCATCATTGACATCAGCCACGAGATGGACTATCCGCTTTTCTATGAAGAGACTGGCCGTTCCATAACGTTCCGCGAGATGAAGCGGGAGGCGGTGAAGTTTCCTTATTATGCGGGGGAGGTTTTGGGGATGTAGGTAAGGTGAAATAATTAAGGTACCTGTGCAACGCACTATTCAATAAATTCACTACAATTGCATGTTTATTCAGTGGAAAACGCATGGGTATACATATGTAATGTGTATTTATACAAATTGGTTGAATTAACATGAATGTTTCTTGCACAGGCACCTTCACTAAATGCAGAGAAGTTAGATGTGACAATGGATACGGTGGATTATAGTACTGGGGAGGTTTTTGGTACGGTAAATTATCCTGAGGCATTTGAGGATATGGAGTGATAATTTGGGGTCGGGGGCTTGATGCTTCTAACTCTTTTTCTTTTTAGTAAAATCTAATTGGTTAATTTGAGACCACATCATATTCAATCGAAAGTTACTAATTGATATGATAGACTAATAGTAGCAACGGCATATAGCGGACGGACGGTTGGCACTCCCTGGAAAGGGGGTGTAAATATGGTGACATACGAGGCAATGAATATGATGTTCCAATTTGGAATACTTCTCGCAGCGATAGCAACAACCTTCGTAGCGATAATTGCTCTATCCACCAATAGAAAAAAGTAACCACCCTCCGCTAACGTCCAAGTAAGCAGGGTAGTTACCATTTGTAAAAATAACCCTTATACCGGCCAACCGCTCTTCATGCGGTATGTCCGTTGCACCGACTGGACGTTACTGCGTCCAGTCTTTTTTTATCTTACATCAAGTTTACCACAATTATACGCAACATACACGAATAATGAGCGTAGTATGGACGAAGGATAGACGAATGAAGAGCACATAAGAAAACTTCATCAAAACTTCCCCCATTTATTTCATTTCCAGGTTTTTACTAATTATTTTAGTATCAGGACCTCACAGAATTTTGAATTGTTTCTGGACCTGGTACCATCCAACTACATAAACAAATAGTGGCTTACTTCATGCATATATATCTTTTATAGAATTGTCATTGTGTATTGCACCTGTGATTAATCCCTATTTTCCAATCCGAATCTTTTTGCATTACGGGCTTTAGCCCGTTCAGCCTCTACTTCTCGATTACGGGGTTCGGCATTCGTTATTAGTGTGTTAAGTAAATTCTGTGTAGCAATAGCCACTTCCTCAACAGCACGATTAATAGCGTCTTCGTTCGCCTTGGATGGCTTACTAAAACCGGAAACCTTCCGAACATATTGGAGCGACGCTGCATAAATTTCGTCCGTCGTAGCTGGAGGGTGAAAATTAAACAGTGTTTTAATGTTACGGCACATATTGTTCGCCTCATTTGTTTGTTTTTTTCGATTGTATCATATTCGACTTAAATGTATGGTTTCATATCCTATTAGAAGGAAAATTATCATTGCCCTGCACATTAGGACCTATATTTTACAAAGTGGTACCAGGCAACCAAACAATTTCGGATTGAACCGATGCAGGGGACCTCATTTCGAGTATTAGGTTTTCATTGGATTTCCAATAGTGTTAGAACCTGGTACCCTTCACTATTGTACGTTGAAGTGACAGTCCCGGCCACCCTCTTAGAAGGAGAAGACATCGACTCCGTCATCGCCCAAGCAAAAGAAGACGGCATCAAAGACGTCAAGAAAAACGACGATAGTTCCGTCAATTAAAATCCCTTCTTTTTTCAGTTCCTGTATCGAATCTGCAACACCGGGGAACAGCCCTATCTAAAAACACTGCTTGAATGTGCAATATTAATTACCTCCATTACTGTCTCAATACATCATTCCTGAATGGGACGGAAAATCCAGTTGTCCATCAAGGACGTCGAGTTCAACAAAGACTTCTCCAAGTTCACAATAGAAGGGTCCGTGTTTATAAGGTGACGTACAGAAAGACTGGAAGAGTTGGAATTAATTAAGTATTAATTGACAGTGTTCGAATGTTCAATAAATAATAGAATAGGATGTTAGAGAGTCATTACTTCAAATGAAGGCTGTGAATATATGCGTGACTGCGAAATCAATGTCGTTCAAGCTGTGGAAAATAATATCGCCTGGTGCAAATTGATTTGTGAAGCATATAGAAAGCGCTCATACACAACAGGAAAGGTTTGGGCCCTTATAACGGAAGCACCTACATACTATCCAGAATTGATTATTATGAATAGAACGACCAAAGACACGGATATTCTTGAATTTTTGAAGCTAAATTATATCAGCAGCGTCAAAGATAGCTTTGCAGCACTTGATTTGTCGTCTTATGGATATCAAATGCTATATATCGTAAGTACTAAGAAGGAATTTGAACGTTGGACGAACCTAACGGGGTTGGAATTACCTTGAGGACTATTAGATATAGACGGAGTGAGATTTTTCTTCATAGATTGTCCGGCTGGATTCGCGGCTTTTATCGTAAATAAAGCAGCTAACGTCATCGGGATATCCAATGTCTTTTCAAGCAACATGGACATCACCGACCTGTGGCGTTCGATTCCTCAAGCGGTATCCAAAGAATTTCCCGGCGTCCCACTTGTTGGGTATGAACAGGGCGAATCCCTCTCGGCTGCACATGCTTCCGGTTGGTGTTAATTGGTCCGCTTCGTGTTTGGATAAAGTTTAGGTAAGCAATCATCATCTTGTAGTGAAGAGGAAGAGCAATGGAAGCTCAAGTAAAGTTAGTCAAAATTGCGACTTTCGTTTGTATGGAGAGACAGAAATTGAAGGGCAAATGCATCTTCATTACAACTTTACTAAAGAAGAGTGGAAAAGAATAAATAGCTTTTAGGCTAAAATTAGTTCATAGGGAAGGCAAGAACGATGATGAAATTGTGGTTTCGGCAGTTGCCACAGCCAAGTCTGAATTTGAATGAATGGAGACCATTCATTGAAAATGCATGGTTTCGAAAGCATTTTATGAAGTTTGTGTACCTGTTAATGGCTGCTTTCTTTTTAGTTCCGTATTGGCTCTTCGTGGGAAGCTTCACTATGATTAACTTTCCATTACTTTTAATTATTGTAGTGGTTTTGTCATTCATGAAGTTCTTCATATTCTGGTCGTACATAGTAAAGGCGATATAAGCTTAACGTTCAAAGGAATCTATTTTTGGCTCAATACAAGTGCAATTCTAACGAAAAAAAGATTCTGGATTTTCATGAGCTTGCCTTTTATCGCATTAACAGTACTGCCAGCGATAGCTTCGTTTTTTGTCGCTGATGAAATCAAAGCACTCCTTTTATGTATCAGTTGGTTCAATCTAATTATTTCAGCATCCGACATTGTGAATTCAGTATTGATAGTAATAAAACCAAATAACTCTATGTTTTGTATAGGCTACTACAAAGTGGAGTGATAATCCAAAAGTGAAATCTATTTTATGAAAGAGCTAGATCCAATGACACTAATAAAGAAGCATGAATCCTTTGAAATGAACTGAGCCCCATTTAATGGACAGTTTAAAAAAACGACGTTTTAGTCTATGCAGCTAAGAGGTGACTTCGGTATTGTTCCGGAGTCATCTTTTTTAAATCCCATTGTTTGCGCGTGCAGTTGTAGTGTCCCATATATTCATCTATCATTATTTTTAACTCTAACAGACTGGATGCTTCCTTGTAGTCTACATCGTCCTTAAAATGACCAAAAAATGATTCTATAGGTGCGTTGTCCAAACAATTCCCCCTTCGGGACATAGATTGTGTGAGTTGCATTGCTTTAACACGTGCTTGGTATTCTGGGGGCGTATAATGAAAACCCTGATCAGAATGAATCATCGCCTCTGGATGGACATTTCCATCTAATGCTTCCTTAAGCTTCCGCAAGGTTCGATATACAATTCCCATATTTAAGCTTACCGAAAGTTCATAAGCGATTATTTCACGGCTAGCTACATCCTTTACACAGGAAAGATAAGCAGTCTGTCCAGTTTTCAATTGGAGATAAGTAATGTCTGTGACGAAAACTTTGCCCGGTTCATCTTGAGTGAATTGTCGATTCAAGAGGTTTGGCACCGTACGGTGTTCTTGTGTAGCCTGAGCCATATTTCTATAAGGATTTTTTCTTCGTATTTTGGAAAAGAGATTAAATTTACGCATTAAACGAAGGATCTTCTTATGATTCATAGGGGTCTCCAGTAATTCCTCTAACGCCATATAGAAGCCTCGATAGCCGATTTTCCCCTTGAATGCATCATAAACACATTTAAGTAACAGGTAATCTTGATAGTCGTTTTCCTCGCGGATGGCATGACTCTCCGATTTTTCTAACCATGCATAATAACCACTTCGATGTACTTTTGCCACTCTGCACAGGTGAGCTGTGAACCTCTTTAATTGAAACTTACGGATCACTTCATTAATCACCTGATATTTCTCGCCTGATGTCAGTATTACTTCTTCGCCTGCCTCTCTAGTTCCTCTAGCTTTTTTAACAACTCGACCTCAGCTTCAAGATATTTAATTCGTGCTTCAGCTTTTTCAAGTTTTTTCTCAGAAGATAATCCTCCAGTCGATGGACGTCCGGTACTTCCTTTTCCACGACGCTCCTCAAAAAATCCCTCTTCACCGTGAAGCTGATAGGACGTTCTCCATCGTCTGAGTGACTGCTTAGCTTTTCCAGTACCAATCATTTCTAAGTCAAATCCATGTTCAGTAAAAATTTGAGAAGGACCTTTACCGCTCAGATTCTCTTTGACAGCTACTATTTTAAACTCAGGCTTATATTGAATAGAACGATCCGAAACTGAATTCACATTTGGATTAGCTTCTAATAGTCTACGTTGGTGTTCATTGAAAATTATTTTACTCATTGAAAACACTCCTGTCAGGATAGTTATTTTTAGTATACCTAGGCTTTTAGACAGAAAAAACCCCAAATGGGGTCACTTTTTTAATAGTGTCTACCATTTGGGGTTCAGTTCAAAATGAGGAATCATGCTTCTTTTTTAGGCCTTTTCAGAAATACTGAAGTTTTGGAGAGGC contains:
- a CDS encoding IS3 family transposase (programmed frameshift), which translates into the protein MSKIIFNEHQRRLLEANPNVNSVSDRSIQYKPEFKIVAVKENLSGKGPSQIFTEHGFDLEMIGTGKAKQSLRRWRTSYQLHGEEGFFEERRGKGSTGRPSTGGLSSEKKLEKAEARIKYLEAEVELFKKARGTREAGEEVILTSGEKYQVINEVIRKFQLKRFTAHLCRVAKVHRSGYYAWLEKSESHAIREENDYQDYLLLKCVYDAFKGKIGYRGFYMALEELLETPMNHKKILRLMRKFNLFSKIRRKNPYRNMAQATQEHRTVPNLLNRQFTQDEPGKVFVTDITYLQLKTGQTAYLSCVKDVASREIIAYELSVSLNMGIVYRTLRKLKEALDGNVHPEAMIHSDQGFHYTPPEYQARVKAMQLTQSMSRRGNCLDNAPIESFFGHFKDDVDYKEASSLLELKIMIDEYMGHYNCTRKQWDLKKMTPEQYRSHLLAA